The sequence CAACTCGTAGTTATCATAAAGGTCTCTCCAACTCAAAGATCTAAATTTTCTCAAAAGATAATCCAAGCAATCAGTGGCAAGTTTAGTCAGCTAAAAACCCAAACTTCCCGGCATTGTAATCTTCAATCGCTTGTTTGATTTCTGCTTCGGTATTCATTACAAAAGGACCATAACTTACATATGGCTCATTTAAGGGCTGTCCGCTCAAAACCAACAAAACACTTTTTTTTGTTGCTTTGATGTGAATTTCGCCGGCTTCGTTTTTAAATTGCGCATAATGATTTTCATCTACCTTATGTTCATTATTTACTGTCACGCCTCCGTCAATAACAAGAATTGCAGAATTAAAATCTGGCGGTAGAGTGAAAGAAACTTCACCATTTGTATTCAGATGAAAATCATAAATATGCACCGGAGAAAAAGCAGAAGCAATTCCTTTAATACCGTTGTAGTCGCCCGCTACCACATGCACGGAGCCCATATTATTAGGAAGTTGTACTGCGGGTTTATCTTTATGTAAAATGCTTTGGTATTTTGGTTTTGTCATTTTGTGTTGCTTCGGAAGATTGATCCAGAGCTGCACCATTTCAAAAGCGCCCCCTTTTTTATCGAAATTCTTTTCGTGGTATTCTTTGTGAAGCACACCACCGCCGGCTGTCATCCACTGAACATCACCAGGATTGATCACTCCCGAATTTCCGGCACTATCGTGATGTGCCACCGAGCCTTTATAAGCAAAGGTAATAGTCTCAATTCCACGATGCGGGTGAACGCCCACACCACGCGAAATTTCAGAGGGAGGAAAATTTACTTCAGCATTAAAATCCAATAGAAAAAACGGGCTCATGCGTTCTTCAAAACCTTTTCCGTTTGGAAAAAAATTCATCACTTTAAACCCATCTCCAACCATGTGCGTGTTGGTGGGAGAAAAAACACCTTCAATACCACGGTAATGAGAGAGCCTTGTGCTTGCTGCAAATAGGTTTGTAAAGGTTGATGAAAGGCCAAGGAAAAAAGCACTCATGCTTCCCTTTTTAATAAAATCTTTTCTGTCCATTTAAAAAATTGCTTTAAACGAATTTACTTATTCTTCACAAGAAAAGATTCGGAACAATCTTAAAATTTATCATTTCAGGTTTAAATGCCTTGTTAATTCAAGCCTGGTTGACTGTCACTTCGAGCAGGATTAACATCCAGTGGATGTTAAGGCCAGCTTGTGTGTAGTTGACTGTCACTTCGAGCAGGATTAACATCCAGTGGATGTTAAGGCCAGCCTGTGTGAGTCGACTGTCACTTCGAGCAGGATTGACATCCAGTGGAAGTTAAGGCCAGCTTGTGTGTAGTTGACTGTCACTTCGAGCAGGATTGACATCTAGTGGATGTTAAGGCCAGCCTGTGTGTAGTTGACTGTCACTTCGAGCAGGGTTGACATCCGGTGGATGTTAAGGCCAGCTTGTGTGTAGTTGACTGTCACTTCGAGCAGGATTGACATCTAGTGGATGTTAAGGCCAGCCTGTGTGTAGTTGACTGTCACTTCGAGCAGGGTTGACATCCGGTGGATGTTAAGGCCAGCTTGTGTGTAGTCGACTGTCACTTCGAGCGTAGTCGAGAAGTTACTGACTCTTGCTACTTTTCTTGAGCATGATATTTTTGGTACGCTCCAGATTTACCTTGCCCATGTCGCTTACAACAAGATCTTCTTTGTAACGTACAAAGCCTTTAGAATGTGTTACCAACTTGTAATTGCCGGCTGGCAAGGCCATTACATAACGGCCGGTTTTTGAATGCGGTGTAAAAGTATATTCGTAGTTGGTAGAAGTATTTGTAACGGTAATATCAATGGCATAATTTTTAGGTTGATTGGCAGGAATAGTATCCCCCATAAAAAACTGTCCCGTATAAATTACACTAACAGGCTCAGTGTCTTCAAATTTGATACGGTAAATATCCAGGTCGCCAAACCCGTTCGGACGATAAGCGCTTAAATAGGCGAGACGATTATCCTGCGTTACGCAAATACTGCGATCATCATCGGTTGAATTAACCGGGTATCCCAAATTTTCAGGCTTCGAAAAAGTAGTTGTTTTTTGATTCCAGCTGCATTTAAAAAGATCGTAGCCACCCATAGAATTAGGCCCATCGCTTGAAAAATACAAAGTTTTCATGTCTATTGAAAGAAAAGGCAAATCTTCATTATAAGGCGAATTAATAAAATCAGGAAGTTTTTGCGGAATACCCCATTTACCGCTCGGTAAACGCCGTGCCATATAGAGATCGCTATTATCATTCATCCCTTCACGTCGCGCAAAAAAGAGTACGCTTCCATCTTCACTCACACAGCCGCTGGTTTCAATTTTTTCGTTTACAATGGGGTCTACAATTTTTGCCTTTCCGAAATCAATGCCTGCATCTTTTCGGGAAGTGATATAGATATCACCGAATTTATCAATGTGGTCGAGGTACACGTACATTTCCATGCCATCAGAACGCAAACCTGTTACTTGTTCATCGAGATTTGTATTTACTCCTTTACCCGCATTTCTTGCGCTAGTCCACTTACCGTGAGAATCCAGGTTACTTTGATAAATATCGCTACTCCGATAGCCATCCATCTCTACTTTTTTTCCACCAAGATTATCTTTTCTACGCGAAGTAAAAACCAGGTACATTTCATCTTTATCTATAAAGGGATAATAATCGGGTTCACTGCTGTTGATTTCGCTACCGAGATTTTGAAAACTAACATTGTTAGGCTTTTTCATCAGCTTGGCAGCATTCTCGCATTGTTCGATATTGCGTTCAACTTCAGGAGCACGCTTAGGTTTAAGTTCTGCAAATTTTTCGAACGCGGCGATAGCATCTTCTATGCGATTATTTAAATGATAAGCTCTTCCTAAATAGGCCCATACATCTTCTTCCAATTTGGGATCTTTGGAGGCTGCTTCCAGAAAGGTTACGGCTTTATCGCGGTCGATGCGCGTATTCAGATAACACAAACCCAGTTTGTACTTTATTTTAGAATTATCTGGATCTTTTTTGAGTTCGGCTGTATAAATAGGTATAGCGGCGAAATAATTTCCGTGTTTAAAGTGTTCGGTCGCATCTTCGATTTGCAGCGTTTTAGCAGGTTGTGCAAACACGAAAACAGAGCTGATTAAATAAATAAGTATGAGTACTTTTCTAAGGGTCATTACAGGCTCCACTAATATAGACGAAAACAAGATGTTCTGCAAAAAGCAGAATTTGATTTATTAACAATTGGCTCCTTAAGATTTAATTGGAAGTTAATTGAAGGTGCCGCAGAGGTATATTTTGTGTTTGGCAAAAATCTATAGTAATTCCGGGCTATAGCTCCCATATAATAGATAGATACGGAACTGAAGTTCTACAGAGTTTTGACAGATCGATGCTATTTTTTTTGAGAAAGCCTGAACAGCTCATCTTTTTCACTTTTAGTAAGACTGTCATAACCACTTTTTGAGATCTTGTCAAGCAGTTCATCCATTGTGTGCTCTTCGGTAGATTTTGGTTTAACCGAAGTTGTAGTGTAGGTTTTGTTGTTGCTCACTACCTTTAATTTACTTTTCTTTTTAAAGCCAAAAGAAAATTTAAAAAGATCGTTTCCGTTTTTTAGAGCATAGCCGTAAATTACTCCAAACAAAGCTCCGCCCATGTGCGAAATTTTTCCGCCGGTATTCTCAGAGAGGTCGATAAGCGTTGTAACCACAAATATGATCAAATAAAAATATTTGTAAGGCAATTGAAAAACCCCGAATAAAAAAACAGTGTAGTTGGGTGAATAAATCGCCATTACGGCTCCAACACCAAGCACAGATGCTGAGGCTCCGATAAGTGTTGCATTTCCCTGATTAAAAGCTGCCGGAAAAAGCATTCCCAGAATTATCAGTAAAGCGCCTCCTGTTATACCACTCATAACATAGAGATAAAGCAACGTTCTTTGGCCCATGATGGTGAAAAAGATCTGCGCCATAAAATAAAAATTTACCATATTCCAGAACACATGACCTAAACCTTCGTGGGTGAACATATAAGTAAACAAAGTCCAGAATTTTCGTAAAAAGGAATTTGAATTTACAGGCATTCCAAGGTAATCTACCAACTGCAAATGCGATACGTTACCAACAATGTTAACGGTTAGAAAAATAGCAACGTTAACGATGATAATCTGCGTTAAAACTTGTTGTCTCTGAAAAGTATCTTTAAGGTCCCCGAAAATGCTCATCTGTCTTTTCTCTTTAATAAAAATTTCTTCTGTCTCGTCGCCAGATCAATACTAAAATTAAACCCACAAATAGTCCGCCAAGATGCGCGAAGTGAGCTACATTGTCCATACGATCATTGCGTAAACCTGAAAATAATTCAATAGCGCCGTAACCTATAACCAGCCACTTGGCCTTGATAGGAAAAAAATAAATATAAATTTCTCTGTTTGGAAATAACAAACCGAAAGCTCCTAACAATCCAAATAAAGATCCTGAAGCACCAACCACAACAAGTCTGTTGAGGTATGTAAATTTCCCGTCTATTAGTTCGGCAATTTCACTTGGCGAGGTATCCGGTGCATTAATACGGTCGTTAAAATAGGCTATGATTTCCTGTGCCTGAAAATGCATAATGATGTACTGTCCCGCAGCAGCTCCAAGTCCTGTCACAATATAAAAAATCAGGTAACGCTTTGGCCCCCAAACCTGCTCTAAGGCCTGGCCAAAAACAAAAATCCCGATCATATTAAAAAAGATATGCTGGAAATCTGCATGCATAAAAATGTAAGTAATAAACTGGTGAGGTTTAAAGTCAGGAGCAAGGTAATAGTGAAGCCCCAGGTACGCATCAAGGTCGACTCCTCTTGATCGCCCCAGCAGAGTCATGATAAATACGATCACGTTAATAATGATAATATTTTTGGTCACCACAGGTAAGCCGCCAAAGCTTCCGGGACGGTATTGATTGTTGAAATTCATTATTTTTTAAAGAATCTTTCTATGTCGTTGTATTCCATGTCCATCATTACCACTTTGCCATTAGCCGTGTATAAAGGATTTTCGCATTGCATTAAATGATTAAGCAATAATTTCATTTCTTCGGTTTCGAGCACCTTGCCATATTTAATGCCAATGTTTTTTGCGATAGACCTGCATAAATTATCATGTTTTTCTACCTTGGCATCTATGGTATTTAATTTGTAAGTTTCAATAATTCCTTCAATGGTCTGAACCACGTTAAACTCCTGCATGTCAACAGGAGTGCCATTTACAACAATACTATTCTTGCCGAAGATCTCAAGATCAAAGCCCAGGAATTTAAATTCTTCGAACAAACTTTTAACCAGGGTAAAATCGTTTGCGCTCATCTCAATTTGTTCGGGAAACAATAATTGCTGAGAAGCAATACTGTTTTCCTTTTTCGAATTCATGTAATGCTCGTAAACGATCCGTTCGTGGGCCCTTTGCTGATCAACGATCATCACGTTTTGATTGTAGGCAGTAACTATGTATTTGAAATTTAACTGGAACACATTAAAATCAATGGCTTCTTTTTTTATAGACTCCATAAATTGCTGTTCCTGTTCAGGCGCTACAGTTAGTGTATCGGCGCTGTTTTTAAATCCCTCAAACATACTTTCCCAATTTTGTTTGTTGGCCTTTTCAAGACCCGGATTGCCGGCATTGGCCGCTGAAGAATTGAAAGGATTGTAATTTGTATTGTAACTTACTTTAGGTTGCGTGTAAACTCTTCCCACCTCAGCAGTATCCTGCATACTCATTTCAGATTCAAAATCAAGCGAAGGAGAAACGTTGGCTTTTCCTAAGGCACGTTTTATAGAACTAACCAGGAGCATGTAAACCGTTTTATCATCGGTAAATTTTACTTCCGTTTTTGTGGGATGAATATTAATATCAATGTGTTTTGGATCTAATTCCAAAAAAATAAAATATTTAGGATGTGATTGAAATCCGATCAATTCTTTATAGGCTTCGTAAATAGCATGATTTAAAAAGGGGTTACGCACGAAGCGGTTATTTACAAAAAAATACTGTTCTTTCTTTGTTTTTACAGCGTTTTCGGGCAAACTTACATAGCCATGAATTTTTACAAAAGAAGTAGTCTCATCAATGAGTACCAGCTCTTTTTGAATATAACTTCCTAAAAGCGATTTGATGCGTTGCATTAAATTTCCGGCAGGAAGATTTAAAATTTCGTTACCATTACTCTGCAAAGTAAAATGAATACCCGTATGCGGAATAGCAACACGCTCAACCTCATCAATAATGTGTTTTTGCTCGATCTGGTCGCTCTTTAAAAAATTTCTGCGGGCAGGAATATTGTAAAATAAATTCTTAACAATAAAACTTGTTCCCGTAGCCGTCTGGCATTCTTCCTGTGAGATGATTTTTCCACCCTCCATAACCAGGTGCTGACCCACAACGTCTTCTTCCTGTTTTGTTTTTAATTCTACCTGCGCAATGGCTCCTATACTTGCTAAGGCCTCGCCACGAAACCCTTTGGTAGTAAGCGTAAAAAGATCATCTGCCTTATTTATTTTTGAAGTGGCGTGCCGTTCAAAACACATACGCGCATCAAAAGGATTCATTCCTTTTCCATTATCAATTATCTGGATAAGACTTTTTCCGGCATCTTTTATAATGATACGAATATGTGTGGCACCAGCATCAATGGCGTTTTCGAGGAGTTCTTTCACCACACTGGCAGGACGCTGCACAACTTCACCGGCGGCAATCTGGTTGGCTACGTGATCTGGTAAAAGTGCGATGGTATTGCTTGACATAAACCCTCAAATTTAGTGAAATTTGGGTGGTTATTTTTATCCGGAATTTTAATTAATACTAAAAGTTTAAAAGATCTATTCCACAAAAAATCAGGCAAAGGTGCAAATTATAGCGCCGTAGTTTATTCAGACAAAATCATGCGATAAAATTCACAACTTATTGACAGATTGACTATTGTGTAGTTTTGTGTTTTTTTGACAAAAAGCGTAAAAATGAAAGATTTTTCAACGCTCTTTACTAAATAAGTTGTGATTTTCGGCTTTTTGATCTTATTTAAGTTGCTGATTACTAGTTCCTTAAAAAAGGTTGGGTGAAAATCAAAAATTTTGCAAAAAATTGTTTAAAAAAATGTAGTAAGTTTAGTGTCAATATAAGAGATATTATTTTATGAGATCACCACGTCTACTGGTCATTTTTTTGGCCGTATTTTCTTTTTTTAACACCGATTTATCTGCCCAGATAAATCATTTTTCTTTCGCTCCTGTTCTGGCACAAGATTCGCTCGCGGGCTTTAACGAACCCGCAGTTCAGCAGATTGCACTCAAAGAAGGAATTTTTGGATTAGCTTATCAAAACCTCCTGGCACAGAAAAAGAGAAGTTATGTAAACCTCAAATATAAACTTTACTCTACCCCTCAGGGAGCCTCTCCCATGTTGAGTTTTAGCAATGCTAAACCTATAGGTGGTGGAATGGGTGCTGTTATTAATGCATCGCCCTGCGTAAATGAAGGCTTTGAATCTAATAGTCTTAATGGATGGTCGACAGGAAGTGGTTTTAACCTTACTAATTCTTGTGCTACAGTGGTAACAACGGGTACTAACCCGGTATTAGCTGTAATGTCTACACCCTTTACTGACGCCGTTATAGGAACAGTTCCTAATTCGCCGTTCACAGGTTCTAAAGTTTTAAAGATTAATGATGATATTGCCGATTGGGGTGTAACAAGAATCTCACAAACTTTTCCAGTAACAACCGCTAACTTTTTGTACGAATTTGCCTACATGGCTGTAATGGCTACGCAGCACTCGTGTTGTGAACAAACCTACATGCAAGTGAAACTTTATAATTTTCAGGGAACACCTTTATCATGCCCCCTGTTTACATTTGCGCCTCCGCCTCCATCAGGTCCTACTTGTTCTTCGCCGGGTATTGCGTGGACGTCCACAACTTCAGGAGGGTTAAACGTAGCTTATAACGCCAGCTGGCAAAACTATTCGATAGACTTAACCAATTATATGAACCAGAACGTAACTATAGAGGTTACTGTTGCCGATTGCATTTATGGCGGACACTGGGGTTATTCTTATTTTGACTCTAACTGTAATCAACTTGGCTTTACTTTAAACGGCAGTACCTTCGTAACCGCGCCATCTCAAACGGTAAATCTCGCGGGACAATGTAGCCAAACGGCTACCATTACAGCCCCCTTTGGTTTAGCTCCCTACTCATGGACCGGCCCATCTTTTACCAGCACAAACCAAACCATTTCTACTGGTGTTCCGGGCAACTATACACTATCCATGAATCCAGCAGGATCTTGTTTACCTATTACCCGTATTGTCAATCTTACTTTTCCACCTCCAACAACCATTACAGCATCTTCCTCTAATCTTTGTTCTTCCGGTACAAATACAGCTGCTACTCTAACAGCTGTGGGAGCATCGGCCTACACCTGGCAACCGGGGGGATCTACTTCATCCGTCATTGTCGTAAGTCCTGCTTCGACGACAATTTATACTGTGACTGCCCAAACAGGAACCTGCGTGGGAACATATACTACTTTGATTACCGTTAATACCGATCCGAATGTTTCTACACTCGCAAGTACTTTTAGCGTATGTCCAGGCGAAAGCGCCACCATTACCGCCTTAGGAGCGAGTTCGTATGTTTGGAATCCGGGAGGGATGACTGGAAGTATTATTGTGGTTACTCCTGTTTCAACGACTTCTTACACCACCATTGGTACTTCCACTGCAGGCTGTACGGGTAGTTTTGTCACAACAATAAACGTATCCTCGCCCTTAACATTAACGCTACAAACTTTTGCTACACCCTCACTTTGTATAGGAGGCACACCAGTAACGGTTGTTGCAGGTGGTGCCACTACCTTTACATGGCTTCCGGGTGGATCGAATATCTTTTTTCAGTCTCTATCGCCTACAGTAACAACTCAGTATACTGTTATCGGAGCTTCCGGAGCGTGTACTGCTACGGCAAATATTACCGTAACTGTCGATCCGGGTCCAAGTATTACCATTACTCCTAATCCAACTATAACTTGTCCGGGAAATACCACTACTTTAACAGCTACAAGTGCGGCAGCTGTTGGATCATTTACCTGGGCTCCCGGCGCTTCAAATGCTGCTGCCATCACTGTTACCAATGCTTTAGCGGGTGGTTATTCGGTAAGTGCAGTTAATTCTAACGGATGTAGATCCACATTTACTTCAAATCCTAATTTAAGTCCTGTGCCGGTTATTAATGTTACCCCGGCAAGTCCTTCTGTCTGTGCTGGCGGTTCTATAACGCTTTCAGCTACAGGAGCTGTAAATTACACCTGGACGCCTACCGGTCAAACAGGTGCCAGCGCAGTCTTTACGCCAAGTGCTACTACTACTTACACAGTACTGGGTGAAAACGGCGCCGGTTGTATCGGTCAAACTACTGTTTCTATAGTTGTTGTTCCTATTCCTGTTATCAATGCTTCTGCTTCTCCAACAGCTATCTGCGCTGGAAGCTGTGCTACCATTATTCCGGGAGGTGCATCTACCTACACTATTTCAGGAGGTTCTTTTATAGTATGCCCTTCATCAAATGCAACTTTCACGGTTACCGGCAGCAGCGCAAATGGTTGTGTAAGCAATCCTATCAATGTGCCTGTAGTGGTTAACAGTCTACCTGTAATTACAGCGAGCGCTAACCCTGCATCCTTTTGCGCAGGAAGTAGCTCTACCTTAACCGCTTCAGGGGGTATCAATTATCTCTGGTCAGATGGAACGGTTGGCGCTGTAGATGTAGTTTCTCCACCGTCAAATCAAACTTTCACTGTAACAGGCGATAACGCATTCGGCTGCTCCAACTCCACAGTGGTTGCGGTAACAGTTATTCCTTTACCTGCAATTTCAATAAGTCCTGCCGCATCTACTATTTGTCCGGGAGGTTCTGTTTCTCCTTTGGCAAGCGGGGCTACAAATTATACCTGGATGCCGGGAAATATCACGGGTGCAAATCCTACATTCAATCCTGCATCAAGTACTATATATACTGTAACAGGTGCTAATGGCGCCTGTACGGGTCAAACTTTATATCCTGTAACGGTTGCTCCTGCACCGGTTATAACCGCCACTTACGTTCCGGGAACTATTTGTGCCGGCGATTGTGCTACACTCTCTACCACAGGTGCTGCTACTAACTTTATCGTAACTGGTTTAAGTCCGGTGGCATGCCCTACAATTACCACTAACTACACCGTTGTTGGTGTAAGCATTGATGGATGTTTAAGTAATACCGTTACCGGAACATTGTTCGTTAATAATCCGCCGACACTTTTTGCTACGGCTAACCCTACGGCCATTTGCCCTGGTGATAGCTCTTTGGTTAGCGCAAGTGGCGCCGTTACCTATACCTGGTTGCCAGGTGGTATCACAACAAACTCATTTTATGCAAAACCAGGCTCTACAACTATTTACACCGTTTCGGGTACCAATGCCAGTGGGTGTGCAGGTACAACTACTACTGAAGTGGTGGTTAATCCGATTCCTGTTGTTGGGGTAACGCCAAGTGCTACAACTATCTGTCCTGGCGATCCTGTGACACTTACAGCAAATGGCGCTTCCACATATACCTGGGTGCCTAACCTGCCGGGAATCACCCTCATCGATTTCCCTTCAGCAACAACAGTTTATACAGTAGTAGGTTCTATAGGTACATGTACCGGTATGGCTACTGCTACAGTAACAGTGGCACCTTCGCCTGTTATTACTGCCTCATTTAATCCGCCTTCTATTTGTGCAGGAAGTTGTGCAACCCTTGTTGCAACAGGAGCTGCATCTTATTCTATAACAGGATTAAGCGGTGTTGATTGCCCGGCAATTACTACTAATTATACGGTTGTTGGAATCAGTTCTTTTGGATGCAACAGCTTACCTGTGGTTGGAACTTTAACCGTTTTACCTGCACCGAACATTTCAGCTTCGGCAAGTCCCACTGTTATTTGCGCCGGAGATATTACTACCATTTCTGGAAGCGGCGGTGTGTCTTACAGCTTTCAGCCTGGCAATGCAACAGGACTTACTTTTGTTGATACTCCATCTGTTACAACAAACTATAGTGTAACAGGAACAGACGCCTCGGGTTGTACGA is a genomic window of Sphingobacteriaceae bacterium containing:
- a CDS encoding short-chain dehydrogenase, which translates into the protein MSAFFLGLSSTFTNLFAASTRLSHYRGIEGVFSPTNTHMVGDGFKVMNFFPNGKGFEERMSPFFLLDFNAEVNFPPSEISRGVGVHPHRGIETITFAYKGSVAHHDSAGNSGVINPGDVQWMTAGGGVLHKEYHEKNFDKKGGAFEMVQLWINLPKQHKMTKPKYQSILHKDKPAVQLPNNMGSVHVVAGDYNGIKGIASAFSPVHIYDFHLNTNGEVSFTLPPDFNSAILVIDGGVTVNNEHKVDENHYAQFKNEAGEIHIKATKKSVLLVLSGQPLNEPYVSYGPFVMNTEAEIKQAIEDYNAGKFGFLAD
- a CDS encoding rhomboid family intramembrane serine protease gives rise to the protein MNFNNQYRPGSFGGLPVVTKNIIIINVIVFIMTLLGRSRGVDLDAYLGLHYYLAPDFKPHQFITYIFMHADFQHIFFNMIGIFVFGQALEQVWGPKRYLIFYIVTGLGAAAGQYIIMHFQAQEIIAYFNDRINAPDTSPSEIAELIDGKFTYLNRLVVVGASGSLFGLLGAFGLLFPNREIYIYFFPIKAKWLVIGYGAIELFSGLRNDRMDNVAHFAHLGGLFVGLILVLIWRRDRRNFY
- a CDS encoding DNA mismatch repair protein MutL, with the protein product MSSNTIALLPDHVANQIAAGEVVQRPASVVKELLENAIDAGATHIRIIIKDAGKSLIQIIDNGKGMNPFDARMCFERHATSKINKADDLFTLTTKGFRGEALASIGAIAQVELKTKQEEDVVGQHLVMEGGKIISQEECQTATGTSFIVKNLFYNIPARRNFLKSDQIEQKHIIDEVERVAIPHTGIHFTLQSNGNEILNLPAGNLMQRIKSLLGSYIQKELVLIDETTSFVKIHGYVSLPENAVKTKKEQYFFVNNRFVRNPFLNHAIYEAYKELIGFQSHPKYFIFLELDPKHIDINIHPTKTEVKFTDDKTVYMLLVSSIKRALGKANVSPSLDFESEMSMQDTAEVGRVYTQPKVSYNTNYNPFNSSAANAGNPGLEKANKQNWESMFEGFKNSADTLTVAPEQEQQFMESIKKEAIDFNVFQLNFKYIVTAYNQNVMIVDQQRAHERIVYEHYMNSKKENSIASQQLLFPEQIEMSANDFTLVKSLFEEFKFLGFDLEIFGKNSIVVNGTPVDMQEFNVVQTIEGIIETYKLNTIDAKVEKHDNLCRSIAKNIGIKYGKVLETEEMKLLLNHLMQCENPLYTANGKVVMMDMEYNDIERFFKK